In Leptodesmis sichuanensis A121, the following are encoded in one genomic region:
- a CDS encoding adenylate/guanylate cyclase domain-containing protein: protein MLIGNTDHCHNSLKDILRAENLEAEMSDEARSSPRASILIVDNDPHSLHILSRLLQREHYLVHLATTGAMALETAQAQVPDLILLDVCLSEMSGFEVCAALKQSPLTCDIPILFISASDDIEDKVKGFEVGGADYITKPFQFQEVLVRVRHQLKIRTLQKQLEANNQELQQAIAERQQAERVRELLLTITQDIHVSGDFQTALTVTLKGICEVTGWSYGEVWVPTAHGQALECHPAWYLNTDGQDEQQQYQWQNFRSGRERLTLVPGQGLPTQVWQQQEPVWISEPDLTADALRLGTSFGQDWSLKGGAGFPILTQQGQVLAVLVFWTGRLQERFHAAMKLVQTVTMQLGIVLHNKQIAAKLAGLFAAMRDIILVFDSRGYCLEVVATNPELLYAPPQEQVGKNVRDILPADQADRFCHCITEALASNKTITIEYSLLIQDQNQWFSAHISPISEETVIWVARDVTQRKRSEAVLRQREAELAQTTRFLDSIIETLPMAVFAKDVNDNFRYVLWNRAAEEIYGIDRTQALGRTLHELVSPELADQLSREHQPLVENRQLVIADEVFQSDFHREIWQRIRKLPLVDQNGQVTHLLYLAEDITEYKRLEAELKQTEDKYRSIVENAIDGIFQTSPTGDYLSANLALAKIYGYDFPEELLAKLKNSRQLYVNPSERDRFVAEIQPTGVISHFEVEVYRKDGSTIWVEENAREVRDCQGRLLYYEGIVTDITRRRQAEIALRLEKEKSERLLLNILPEPIADRLKDDDSAIAESYEEVSILFADIVDFTSLSAQMQPIQIVNLLNHLFSEFDHLVDRYRLEKIKTVGDAYMVAAGLPIPRKDHAHAIAQLAIDMQTAVENFATGIGEPLQLRIGINSGVVVAGVIGTKKFIYDLWGDTVNIASRMESHGEAGKIQVTEATYRLLCNHYHFIPRGHTVIKGRGTMPTYWLQVDSQ from the coding sequence ATGTTGATTGGGAACACTGATCATTGCCATAACTCCTTAAAGGATATCTTGAGAGCCGAGAACCTGGAAGCAGAGATGTCCGATGAGGCTAGAAGCAGCCCTAGAGCCAGCATTTTAATTGTTGACAACGACCCCCACAGCCTGCATATCCTGTCGCGCCTGCTGCAGCGTGAACATTATCTTGTCCACCTGGCGACAACGGGTGCTATGGCGCTGGAAACTGCTCAGGCTCAAGTTCCCGACCTGATCCTGCTCGACGTTTGTTTGAGTGAGATGAGTGGATTTGAAGTCTGTGCTGCGTTGAAACAGTCCCCGCTCACCTGTGACATTCCGATTCTGTTTATCAGTGCCTCGGACGACATCGAAGATAAGGTGAAAGGGTTTGAGGTAGGGGGAGCAGATTACATCACCAAGCCCTTCCAGTTCCAGGAAGTCTTGGTACGGGTGCGCCATCAGCTCAAAATCCGGACGCTCCAGAAACAACTCGAAGCCAACAACCAGGAGTTGCAACAGGCGATCGCGGAGCGTCAGCAAGCTGAGAGGGTCAGAGAATTACTGCTCACCATTACTCAAGACATTCACGTTTCAGGTGACTTCCAAACTGCCCTGACGGTCACTCTCAAAGGCATTTGCGAGGTTACAGGATGGTCTTATGGTGAAGTGTGGGTTCCCACGGCTCATGGTCAAGCGCTGGAATGCCATCCTGCCTGGTACTTGAACACGGACGGGCAAGACGAGCAACAGCAATACCAATGGCAAAACTTTCGTTCTGGCCGCGAACGGTTAACCCTGGTGCCAGGGCAGGGATTGCCGACACAGGTATGGCAACAACAAGAGCCTGTCTGGATTTCCGAGCCAGATCTGACGGCGGATGCGCTCAGATTAGGCACATCTTTTGGTCAGGATTGGAGTCTAAAGGGTGGCGCGGGCTTTCCCATTCTGACTCAACAGGGGCAGGTATTGGCTGTACTGGTGTTCTGGACGGGAAGATTGCAGGAGCGGTTCCATGCGGCGATGAAGCTGGTTCAGACAGTGACCATGCAATTAGGTATCGTGCTGCACAATAAACAAATTGCGGCCAAGTTGGCAGGTTTGTTTGCCGCCATGCGGGACATCATTCTGGTATTTGACTCCCGCGGCTATTGTCTGGAAGTGGTAGCCACCAACCCCGAATTGCTTTATGCCCCCCCACAGGAACAGGTGGGCAAGAATGTGCGAGACATCCTACCTGCTGATCAAGCCGATCGCTTTTGTCACTGTATTACAGAAGCTCTGGCCTCCAACAAAACGATCACCATTGAATACAGTTTGCTTATCCAGGACCAGAATCAGTGGTTTTCTGCCCATATCTCCCCGATTTCGGAGGAAACGGTCATTTGGGTGGCACGGGATGTCACGCAGCGCAAACGATCGGAAGCGGTATTACGCCAACGGGAAGCTGAACTCGCCCAAACCACTCGCTTCCTGGACAGCATTATTGAAACTCTGCCGATGGCTGTATTTGCCAAGGATGTGAATGATAACTTTCGTTATGTACTCTGGAACCGGGCCGCTGAGGAAATTTACGGGATTGATCGCACCCAAGCCCTGGGACGCACGCTGCATGAATTGGTCAGCCCGGAATTGGCCGATCAACTCTCCCGCGAACACCAGCCCCTCGTGGAGAATCGTCAACTGGTGATTGCCGATGAAGTATTTCAGAGTGACTTCCATCGAGAGATCTGGCAGCGAATCCGTAAATTGCCTCTCGTGGATCAAAACGGGCAGGTGACACATCTGCTGTACCTGGCTGAAGACATCACGGAATATAAGCGGTTGGAGGCGGAATTAAAACAAACTGAGGACAAATATCGCAGCATTGTCGAAAATGCGATCGATGGCATCTTCCAGACCTCCCCCACAGGCGATTACCTGAGTGCCAATTTAGCCCTGGCCAAAATCTATGGCTATGATTTCCCAGAAGAGTTGCTGGCAAAGCTCAAGAACAGCCGTCAGCTTTATGTGAATCCCAGTGAACGCGATCGCTTTGTGGCAGAGATCCAGCCGACTGGCGTAATTTCCCACTTTGAGGTAGAGGTCTACCGCAAAGATGGCAGCACCATCTGGGTGGAGGAAAATGCCCGCGAAGTGCGGGACTGCCAGGGAAGGCTGCTTTACTACGAGGGGATTGTCACCGATATTACCCGGCGACGACAGGCAGAAATTGCTCTGCGCCTGGAAAAGGAAAAGTCGGAGCGTTTGTTGCTCAATATCTTGCCGGAACCGATTGCCGATCGCCTGAAGGATGACGATAGCGCGATCGCCGAGAGCTATGAGGAAGTCAGCATTCTGTTTGCTGATATTGTGGACTTCACCTCTCTGTCGGCTCAGATGCAGCCGATCCAGATTGTCAACTTACTGAATCATCTATTTTCCGAATTCGACCACTTGGTAGACCGCTATCGTCTGGAAAAGATCAAAACCGTTGGCGATGCTTACATGGTCGCAGCAGGCTTGCCGATTCCCCGCAAAGACCATGCCCATGCCATTGCCCAACTAGCGATCGATATGCAAACCGCTGTTGAGAATTTTGCCACAGGCATCGGTGAGCCACTGCAGCTTCGGATCGGCATTAACTCCGGGGTGGTAGTTGCTGGAGTCATTGGCACGAAGAAGTTTATCTATGACCTGTGGGGAGATACGGTCAATATTGCTAGCCGGATGGAATCTCATGGGGAAGCGGGCAAAATTCAGGTGACGGAAGCGACCTATCGGCTGCTGTGCAATCACTACCACTTCATTCCCCGTGGTCACACTGTCATCAAAGGCAGGGGAACAATGCCCACCTACTGGCTACAAGTAGACTCTCAGTAG
- a CDS encoding ABC transporter ATP-binding protein, whose amino-acid sequence MVKELAIRTQDLTKQFDRQIAVHEVDLHIEVGEVYGLIGPNGAGKTTLIRMLAAAEEPTLGEIYINGEQLRRDQDNVHLKRQIGYLPDDFPLYDDLTVWDYLEYFARLYHLREPRRSQRLREVLELVQLTHKRQSTIATLSRGMKQRLSLARTIIHAPLVLLLDEPVSGLDPIARMQFREIIKVLQEAKMTILISSHVLSDLAELCTSIGIMELGYLVESASLQTLYQRLSRQHILLTTLGNLDPLMAELRQHPQVEQIEVLPGTQRLKAYFSGDQEASADLLRSLIAAGIPLTEFQPIHEDLETIFLKLGHQQTS is encoded by the coding sequence ATGGTGAAAGAACTAGCCATTCGCACCCAGGATTTGACGAAGCAATTCGATCGCCAGATTGCGGTTCATGAGGTCGATCTGCATATTGAGGTGGGAGAGGTATATGGGTTAATTGGCCCGAATGGAGCCGGAAAAACCACCCTGATTCGGATGCTGGCAGCAGCGGAAGAACCCACCCTGGGCGAGATTTATATCAACGGTGAACAGTTGCGGCGCGATCAGGACAACGTCCACCTGAAACGGCAAATTGGTTATCTGCCCGATGACTTTCCGCTGTACGATGACCTGACTGTTTGGGACTACTTAGAGTACTTTGCTCGCCTGTATCATCTGCGGGAACCCCGTCGCAGTCAGCGATTGCGGGAAGTCCTGGAATTGGTGCAACTGACTCATAAGCGCCAGAGTACGATCGCCACCCTATCCAGAGGCATGAAACAGCGGCTCAGTTTAGCCCGCACCATTATTCACGCTCCCCTAGTCTTGTTACTGGATGAACCCGTATCGGGCCTGGATCCGATCGCCCGTATGCAGTTCCGCGAGATTATCAAAGTCTTGCAGGAAGCCAAAATGACAATTTTGATTTCCTCCCATGTCCTCAGTGACCTGGCCGAACTGTGTACTTCGATCGGCATTATGGAACTGGGGTATCTGGTGGAAAGCGCCTCTTTGCAAACCCTGTATCAGCGTCTCAGCCGTCAACACATTCTGCTAACCACGCTGGGTAATTTAGATCCCTTAATGGCCGAGTTACGCCAGCATCCCCAGGTGGAGCAGATTGAAGTATTGCCAGGCACTCAGCGCTTGAAAGCTTACTTTTCGGGCGATCAGGAAGCCAGTGCAGACTTACTGCGATCGCTGATTGCTGCAGGAATTCCCCTCACCGAATTCCAACCCATTCACGAGGATCTGGAAACGATCTTTCTCAAACTCGGCCACCAACAAACGTCTTAA
- a CDS encoding DUF3067 family protein, which produces MRFWICDFYIPTPLSLYSFTHHPTLPHLWDTGSRMNGNDLHQLLLNKWGRSYDIQLRRIQGKIFVLVMWKYLEQVSFPLTEAEYLEHLNTIASYLEAWGGVEQVRTFIEQTRDRPRLGKAISIPLDLGERSSEWILDE; this is translated from the coding sequence TTGCGATTTTGGATTTGCGATTTTTACATCCCCACCCCTCTATCCCTCTACTCCTTTACCCATCATCCCACCCTCCCCCACCTATGGGATACTGGATCCCGTATGAATGGAAATGACCTGCACCAACTGCTACTCAATAAATGGGGCCGTTCCTACGATATTCAGTTACGGCGAATTCAGGGCAAGATTTTTGTTTTGGTGATGTGGAAGTATCTGGAGCAAGTCTCCTTCCCCCTCACCGAAGCCGAATATCTCGAACACCTGAATACGATCGCCAGCTACCTTGAGGCATGGGGCGGAGTGGAGCAGGTTCGCACCTTTATTGAACAAACCCGCGATCGCCCGCGCCTGGGTAAAGCCATCAGCATTCCCCTGGATTTGGGAGAGCGATCGTCAGAATGGATACTGGACGAATAA
- a CDS encoding Coenzyme F420 hydrogenase/dehydrogenase, beta subunit C-terminal domain, whose amino-acid sequence MTAVYPHQKAKALKPSSRRPAKELCSECGLCDTYYIHYVKEACAFLTQHIAELEAAAHGRSRNLDNQDDWYFGVHQEMMAARKTEPIPGAQWTGIVSSIAIQMLTRGFVEGVVCVQNTEDDRFQPKPVIARTPEEILAARVNKPTLSPNLSVLEQIEQSGLKRLLVIGVGCQIQALRTVEKQLGLEKLYVLGTPCVDNVTRAGLQKFLDTTSRSPETVVYYEFMQDFRVHFKHEDGSTETVPFFGLKTNQLKDVFAPSCMSCFDYVNSLADLVVGYMGAPFGWQWIVVRNDRGQEMLDLVQDQIETQPVTSQGDRKQAVQQSIPAYDKGVTLPMWAAKLMGVVIERIGPKGLEYARFSIDSHFTRNYLYVKRHHPEKLESHVPEYAKRIVGQYKLPES is encoded by the coding sequence ATGACTGCTGTTTATCCTCATCAAAAAGCAAAAGCGCTCAAGCCGTCTAGCCGTCGTCCTGCAAAAGAACTTTGTAGCGAGTGTGGTCTGTGTGACACCTATTACATCCATTATGTGAAAGAGGCATGTGCTTTCCTGACGCAACATATCGCCGAGCTGGAAGCGGCAGCTCACGGTCGCAGTCGCAATTTAGACAACCAGGATGACTGGTACTTTGGGGTGCATCAGGAGATGATGGCGGCGCGTAAAACAGAGCCAATTCCGGGAGCACAGTGGACTGGAATTGTTAGCTCGATCGCCATTCAAATGCTGACCCGTGGGTTTGTGGAAGGCGTGGTTTGTGTCCAGAATACGGAGGACGATCGCTTTCAGCCCAAGCCTGTGATTGCGCGTACTCCGGAGGAAATTCTAGCAGCACGGGTGAATAAACCCACCCTGTCTCCCAATTTGTCAGTTCTGGAGCAAATCGAGCAATCTGGCCTGAAGCGGTTGCTGGTGATTGGGGTGGGATGTCAGATTCAAGCCCTGCGAACGGTGGAAAAACAACTGGGATTAGAAAAGCTTTATGTCCTGGGAACACCCTGCGTGGATAATGTCACCCGCGCCGGACTGCAAAAGTTTTTAGACACTACCAGCCGATCGCCGGAAACAGTCGTCTACTACGAATTCATGCAGGACTTCCGGGTGCATTTTAAGCACGAAGATGGCTCCACGGAAACGGTGCCGTTTTTCGGGTTGAAGACTAACCAACTGAAAGATGTATTCGCTCCCTCCTGCATGAGTTGTTTTGATTACGTCAATTCCCTGGCAGACTTGGTGGTCGGCTACATGGGAGCACCGTTCGGCTGGCAGTGGATTGTGGTGCGGAACGATCGCGGTCAGGAAATGCTAGATCTGGTACAGGATCAGATTGAAACGCAACCTGTGACTTCCCAGGGCGATCGCAAACAGGCAGTACAGCAGAGCATTCCCGCTTACGACAAGGGTGTGACCTTACCCATGTGGGCCGCTAAATTGATGGGCGTGGTGATTGAACGGATTGGGCCAAAAGGATTGGAATATGCCCGCTTCTCGATCGATTCTCACTTCACCCGCAATTACCTGTACGTGAAACGCCATCATCCCGAAAAACTGGAGAGCCATGTGCCGGAGTATGCCAAACGGATTGTGGGACAGTACAAACTTCCGGAGTCCTGA
- a CDS encoding ribonuclease H1 domain-containing protein, whose protein sequence is MTKTKYYAVIKGRQTGIFTRWSQCEKQVKGFSGAIYKSFNTREEAEAAIAAANQNSELVEQVKSQQGFTANQPSLDRLIENSICVDAACSGNPGAVEYQGVCTATHEVLFHQGPIPHGTNNLGEFLAIVHALAYLKQQGKDLPIYSDSETAILWVKNKQVRTTLKHNSNSEAIFNLIERALNWLRNNEYSNLILKWDTKTWGEIPADFGRK, encoded by the coding sequence ATGACAAAAACAAAATATTACGCGGTGATCAAAGGCAGACAAACCGGAATCTTTACCAGGTGGAGTCAATGTGAGAAACAGGTGAAAGGCTTCAGTGGTGCCATATACAAATCTTTCAACACCAGAGAGGAAGCAGAGGCCGCGATCGCAGCGGCGAATCAGAATAGTGAACTGGTCGAGCAGGTAAAGAGCCAACAGGGATTTACAGCCAATCAGCCATCTCTTGATCGCTTGATTGAAAATAGTATTTGTGTCGATGCGGCGTGTTCAGGCAATCCGGGTGCGGTTGAATATCAAGGGGTTTGTACAGCCACCCATGAGGTGCTGTTTCATCAAGGCCCGATTCCACACGGAACCAATAACCTGGGGGAATTTTTAGCGATCGTGCACGCGCTGGCCTACTTAAAACAGCAGGGCAAGGATTTACCAATCTACTCGGATTCAGAAACCGCGATTCTCTGGGTTAAAAATAAGCAGGTGCGCACAACCCTGAAACACAACTCCAACAGTGAAGCCATATTCAATTTAATTGAACGGGCGCTGAATTGGCTGAGGAATAATGAATATAGCAATTTGATCCTGAAATGGGATACAAAAACCTGGGGAGAAATTCCAGCCGATTTTGGTCGTAAGTAG
- a CDS encoding small RNA NsiR4-regulated ssr1528 family protein, whose protein sequence is MSLRDPFMSSEASSSPSTVGADAIDVAIAQGIDFDGTPIPPAKLDLYKKVMALEAGRQRSGVSNTMRSRIVRIGAKHIPQDELNQMLIAADFAPLKEKEIAFYYGGK, encoded by the coding sequence ATGAGTTTGCGAGATCCCTTTATGTCTTCTGAAGCCAGTTCTTCCCCAAGTACCGTTGGTGCTGATGCGATCGATGTGGCGATCGCGCAGGGAATTGATTTTGATGGTACACCTATACCACCCGCCAAGCTAGATCTTTACAAAAAAGTGATGGCCCTGGAAGCCGGACGGCAACGCAGTGGGGTCAGTAATACGATGCGATCGCGGATTGTCCGGATTGGGGCCAAGCACATTCCCCAGGATGAATTAAACCAGATGTTGATTGCAGCAGATTTTGCCCCCTTGAAGGAGAAGGAAATCGCCTTCTATTACGGTGGGAAATAG
- a CDS encoding MOSC domain-containing protein: MPYLSRIILYPIKSLDGIAVQQAMVLDSGALQGDREYAIVDYQGKFVNGKRTAAVHKLRATFDLGNRLVSLSIAASDQAAPFHLDDDRVSLEEWLSEYFGFPVKLIHNAEMGFPDDTNSPGPTVISTATLETVASWFPGLAVDSLRKRMRTTLEIADVEPFWEDQLYAQTGTFVPFQIGMVNFMGVNPCQRCIVPTRDQETGEAYPEFQKIFSDQRQQTLPNWVDTSRFNHFYRLAINTRLTPSEGRKMLRVGDSVHLGLETL; the protein is encoded by the coding sequence ATGCCCTATCTCAGCCGGATTATTTTATATCCCATCAAGTCACTGGATGGGATTGCGGTGCAGCAGGCGATGGTGTTGGACAGCGGAGCACTGCAGGGCGATCGCGAGTATGCAATCGTGGATTACCAGGGTAAATTTGTCAATGGTAAACGCACGGCTGCGGTTCACAAGCTAAGGGCTACGTTTGACTTGGGAAATCGTCTGGTGTCCCTGAGCATTGCAGCATCTGATCAGGCCGCACCATTTCATCTGGATGACGATCGGGTGTCGTTAGAGGAATGGTTGAGCGAGTATTTTGGTTTTCCCGTGAAGCTGATTCACAACGCCGAAATGGGCTTTCCAGACGACACGAACTCTCCTGGCCCGACCGTGATCAGTACCGCAACTCTGGAGACAGTAGCCTCCTGGTTTCCGGGTTTGGCTGTGGACAGTCTGCGAAAACGGATGCGAACTACCCTGGAAATCGCTGATGTGGAGCCGTTCTGGGAAGACCAGTTGTATGCTCAAACAGGCACCTTCGTTCCGTTTCAAATTGGCATGGTCAATTTCATGGGAGTCAATCCCTGTCAACGCTGCATTGTACCCACCCGCGATCAGGAAACCGGGGAAGCCTATCCCGAATTTCAAAAAATCTTCTCAGATCAACGCCAACAAACTCTACCGAACTGGGTAGATACCTCTCGCTTCAATCACTTTTACCGTCTAGCGATTAATACTCGGCTAACACCTTCAGAAGGCAGAAAGATGCTGCGGGTCGGGGATTCGGTTCACCTGGGGCTGGAAACCCTGTAA
- a CDS encoding FAD-binding oxidoreductase translates to MDGGSGQQTEILQALERVVGASGVSSGETLEFLQPEVLQAAIAPGESIAAIVSPATPEELADVVTTTHHHGWRLIPCGSGSKLHWGGLVGKGSGIGDQGSGIRDQGLGLEIQNPKSKIQNPSPLLLLTTYRLNRLIEHAVGDLTVTVEAGMKFSDLQGILAKAGQLLAIDPAYPDQATIGGIVATADTGSLRQRYQSVRDMLLGISFVRADGELAKAGGRVVKNVAGYDLMKLLTGSYGTLGIITQVTFRVYPLPEASQTIVLSGSEDRIAQATKTLLSSALTPASADLLSATVVQDLGWGTGTGLAVRFQSIELSGKEQINRVKEVGQVLGLSHVTFAEAEDRLLWERLRERMTIAPQNSAITCKIGIRPSAAIGLFQHLDQLFQSSSFCQIHAGSGLGRLLLKDATIQPTTLMKIRTYCQTNGGFLTILQAPTAFKQAIEVWGYAGNALQVMQKIKHQFDPQHLLNPGRFVNGI, encoded by the coding sequence ATGGACGGGGGTTCTGGACAACAGACAGAAATTTTGCAAGCCCTGGAGCGAGTTGTGGGAGCTTCTGGAGTTAGTTCTGGAGAAACACTAGAATTCCTCCAACCAGAAGTATTGCAGGCAGCGATCGCTCCCGGTGAAAGTATTGCCGCGATCGTCTCTCCAGCCACGCCCGAAGAACTCGCCGATGTCGTCACCACCACCCATCATCACGGCTGGCGACTGATTCCCTGTGGCAGTGGCAGTAAGTTGCATTGGGGAGGATTGGTGGGCAAGGGATCAGGGATCGGGGATCAGGGTTCAGGGATTAGAGATCAGGGATTAGGATTGGAAATCCAAAATCCAAAATCCAAAATCCAAAATCCCTCCCCTCTCCTCCTGCTCACCACCTATCGCCTCAATCGCCTGATCGAACACGCGGTGGGCGATCTGACGGTGACGGTGGAGGCGGGAATGAAGTTTTCAGACTTGCAGGGGATTTTGGCCAAGGCGGGACAGTTGCTGGCGATCGACCCGGCTTATCCAGACCAGGCTACGATTGGGGGCATTGTGGCAACGGCGGATACTGGATCCCTGCGGCAGCGTTATCAAAGTGTGCGGGATATGTTGCTGGGAATTTCCTTTGTCCGGGCCGATGGGGAATTGGCGAAGGCGGGGGGGCGGGTGGTGAAGAATGTCGCCGGATACGACCTGATGAAGCTGTTGACAGGTTCCTATGGCACTCTCGGCATAATCACTCAGGTTACATTTCGGGTTTATCCCTTGCCAGAAGCCTCGCAAACGATCGTGCTGAGTGGCTCCGAAGATAGGATTGCCCAAGCAACGAAGACCTTACTGAGTTCCGCGTTGACTCCGGCCAGTGCCGATCTGCTCTCTGCTACAGTGGTGCAGGATTTGGGATGGGGGACAGGAACTGGATTGGCTGTACGGTTTCAAAGCATTGAGCTGAGTGGGAAGGAACAGATCAATCGGGTCAAAGAAGTGGGACAGGTTCTGGGATTAAGCCATGTGACCTTTGCGGAGGCAGAGGATCGGCTTCTATGGGAACGATTGCGAGAACGAATGACGATCGCCCCCCAGAACTCAGCCATTACTTGCAAAATAGGGATACGACCTTCCGCAGCGATCGGCCTTTTCCAGCACCTTGACCAACTTTTTCAGTCATCCTCGTTTTGCCAGATTCATGCCGGCAGTGGTTTAGGTCGGTTGCTGCTGAAGGATGCCACCATTCAGCCCACCACCCTGATGAAAATTCGTACCTACTGCCAAACCAACGGCGGATTTCTCACCATCCTGCAAGCCCCAACGGCGTTCAAGCAAGCGATCGAGGTTTGGGGCTACGCCGGCAATGCTCTACAGGTGATGCAAAAGATTAAGCATCAATTTGATCCGCAGCATCTTCTTAATCCTGGTCGATTCGTCAATGGCATTTGA
- a CDS encoding (Fe-S)-binding protein encodes MAQLDLKTQNLELNTQHSFDPDHPPDPKLIDTCVHCGFCLSTCPSYRVIGKETDSPRGRIYLMDGVNEGTIPLSPATVEHFDTCLGCLACVTTCPSGVQYDQLIAATRPQIERNHQRSLPEKLLRSLIFKTFPYPNRLRILLRPLSLYQKLGLQRLVRSLGFLPRISPQLAAMESMLPPISPQAFQDKLPELIPAQGEKRYRVGMLLGCVQRLFNPEVNDATVRVLTANGCEVVIPPGQGCCGALSHHQGQEEQARTLARQMIDSFADAEVDYVLINASGCGHTLKEYGHILAEDVLYAEKAKQFVSQVRDVQEFLAEVGLTAKLSPLQADPLTIVYQDACHMLHGQKISVQPRQLLRQIPGVQLREPLDAALCCGSAGVYNILQPEVAEELGRQKVRNLINTGASMIASANIGCFVQISKHLQLQEKAIPVLHPMQLLDYSIRGVQLQ; translated from the coding sequence ATGGCACAACTCGATTTAAAAACTCAAAACTTAGAACTCAACACTCAACACTCCTTTGACCCTGATCATCCACCAGACCCAAAGCTGATCGACACCTGTGTTCACTGTGGGTTCTGCCTGTCCACCTGTCCCAGTTATCGGGTCATTGGCAAGGAAACCGACTCTCCCAGAGGCCGTATTTATTTGATGGATGGGGTGAATGAGGGAACGATTCCCCTGTCTCCGGCTACTGTTGAGCATTTTGATACCTGCCTGGGCTGTCTGGCCTGTGTTACCACCTGTCCCTCTGGTGTGCAGTATGACCAGTTGATCGCCGCTACCCGCCCGCAAATTGAGCGCAACCACCAGCGATCGCTCCCCGAAAAACTACTCCGCTCTCTTATCTTCAAGACTTTTCCCTATCCCAACCGTCTGCGAATTCTGCTGCGTCCCCTCAGCCTGTACCAGAAATTGGGCCTGCAACGGCTGGTGCGATCGCTGGGCTTCCTGCCCCGAATCTCCCCTCAATTGGCGGCCATGGAATCCATGCTGCCCCCCATCTCTCCCCAGGCGTTTCAAGATAAGTTACCAGAACTGATTCCAGCGCAGGGCGAGAAACGCTATCGGGTGGGGATGCTATTGGGCTGTGTGCAGCGACTGTTTAATCCAGAAGTGAATGATGCCACGGTGCGTGTGTTGACCGCAAATGGCTGTGAAGTCGTGATTCCCCCTGGGCAGGGATGTTGTGGTGCCCTCAGCCATCACCAGGGACAGGAGGAGCAAGCCAGAACGCTGGCTCGTCAAATGATTGATAGCTTTGCTGATGCAGAAGTGGATTACGTGCTGATCAATGCCTCCGGGTGTGGCCATACCCTCAAGGAATACGGTCACATCCTGGCAGAAGATGTCCTCTATGCGGAGAAAGCAAAACAGTTTGTCAGTCAGGTGCGAGATGTGCAGGAATTTCTGGCCGAGGTGGGTCTGACCGCCAAACTCTCTCCTTTGCAAGCAGACCCACTGACGATCGTGTATCAGGATGCCTGCCATATGCTGCATGGGCAGAAAATCAGCGTCCAGCCCCGACAATTGTTGAGACAAATTCCTGGGGTGCAACTGCGGGAACCGTTGGATGCGGCGCTGTGCTGTGGCAGTGCGGGAGTGTATAACATCTTGCAACCGGAAGTAGCAGAAGAATTGGGACGACAAAAGGTGCGGAATCTGATCAATACGGGAGCCTCAATGATTGCCTCGGCCAATATTGGTTGCTTTGTCCAGATCAGCAAGCATTTACAATTACAGGAGAAAGCGATTCCAGTGCTGCATCCGATGCAGTTGCTGGATTATTCAATTCGGGGAGTGCAGTTGCAGTGA